Within Desulfobacterales bacterium, the genomic segment TCTCCTTTCCTCCGATAATTGTGAATTGCCTGTCGGCAATCTCAATATCAGAGATGTGCTTAAGGGGGGTCAATTTTGGGTTATCGTTTGTGCCCAAAAGGGGTCAATTTTAGATTAGCGAAACTACAGTATCGCTAATCCCATATGCTCTTAATTCACTTAATGTCGCTTTTTCCGATCTGGACAAATTTGCGCACCCAACAAAGACAAGCCCAATCAAAACCAAGATCAACCCTTTCGAATAATTCACCATTGTTTAATTTCTCCTCTTTGTGTTTGTAATATTGTTTTGGGCAACAGAATGGTGAGGTTACGAGAATATGCAAAAAATCACAATAGGCACAAATGCCTATTTTGATATAGGCGCTTGTGCCTATATGTTGGGGGATGGGTATTATTTCAAGCGGCTTCGCGTTCGATAAAAGCGGGGCCTTTTTCCTGAAAATCAGCAAAAGAAACGAACTGCTTATCAGCGGCACTGGTGATCATGCTGCGATCTTTGCGGCTGAGCGCTTCAAAATCATCATGCACCACCACCCCGCAAAATGAAATCTTGGCTTTCTGAAACTCCAAGAAAGAAATGGTGGCTATTCGCGCCTTCGCGTTGTCTTTGACGCCAAGCAGAAATAACTTTTTCTTATTGGTTTCAATCAAATAATCAACCTCTAATTCGGCCCTGTCATTAATTGGCGTCACGGACTTTACCGGATTGTATTTGGCCAGCTTATTCTCAATATAATCCTCGAGCATTTCATAAAATAAACCTTTTACCACTTCTCGCTTTAACACACGCATATTGGAAACCTTGGCAACGGCTTGTGTAAACTGCATCATCGCAGGATAAAGCGACTCCTCTTTGGTATCAATAAACAATCGTCCGTTTTCTTCCGATAGTTTGTTTTCTAAAAGAATATTCTTAAAAACTCTCTCTTTGTTTGGTGTATCAATCTCCATGTCGTACGATAGCCGCATCAGGGTCATTGCATGGTCAGAAATTCTTAACATACCGGGTGATGTCGACTTTTCAATATAGATATCCATCAGGTCCCCATCTTCGTGGAAAATGGGTGCTATTATCTGATGTATCCCCGGTCTTTTTTCAACGATCCGAATTCGTTCATTGAATTGGGCTTTAAGCTGTTCGAGATATCCTTGCATTTCAATCACTCGTTTTTAAATACAAGAGGAAGTTGCGAATGATGCGGAAACCATTCGTTTGCATTGATGATATTACACTTCCTGCAAAAGAACAATACCGCCTCTCCATATGTTACATATTCTGTTGTTGGGATCGCGCTGGCTTCAGGCTTCAAGCCCTTGTCAAAGTTTTCTGCTTTGGCAATATGAAAGTGTGTTCTCCCATGAAAATGGTCTATTTCACTGTGTGGGTGCTTGCTATTACATCTAAAAACCACAAAACTATCACCTCCGCTTTTGGGATGGTACCGCAATCCAACTGAAAAATTGTCGTCAAAATCCTCGTTTTTCCTAAAAAACACGGTAAAATCATCGTCTTCATCTTTTGATTTCAGCTTCATCTCATTGCGGTAGCTTCCATTGACAACCACCATTTCTTTTTTCGGAGGCTTCACAATCTCTTTCGCACATGATACCAGTCGATTTAGCTCTGCTTGGGAATATCGTATCACCATTGTAACATCCGTTTTAAAATATATAGGCAAAAGTGCCTATTTTTTTATTTTGTGTAAACCCCACCAATTTGTTTTTATTAGATATATGACGCTCCCTTCTGTGATGTACGATTCTTTGTGGTCCCAGAGCAGCCCGCTTTGGGAACGCTGATATATCAATCCCGCCCGGGGCGTCAGACTGCGACCCGTTCCGAGCGTTAA encodes:
- a CDS encoding DUF1828 domain-containing protein; translated protein: MQGYLEQLKAQFNERIRIVEKRPGIHQIIAPIFHEDGDLMDIYIEKSTSPGMLRISDHAMTLMRLSYDMEIDTPNKERVFKNILLENKLSEENGRLFIDTKEESLYPAMMQFTQAVAKVSNMRVLKREVVKGLFYEMLEDYIENKLAKYNPVKSVTPINDRAELEVDYLIETNKKKLFLLGVKDNAKARIATISFLEFQKAKISFCGVVVHDDFEALSRKDRSMITSAADKQFVSFADFQEKGPAFIEREAA